From Ignavibacteriales bacterium, a single genomic window includes:
- a CDS encoding PorV/PorQ family protein produces MKNKLYITIVLIFFTTSAAFAQLFVTDVSKKGTTAAPFLSIAQGARATAMGGAFVSVSDDQSAIYWNPAGLAKTSGIGVIFDHTSWLADVSYNFLAASYNLGDMGVLGFSFTTSDYGDMKVTTIEEPNGTGESFTARDAAFSLAYALNLTDNFAIGFNPKFVYQSLWKMSAMAVALDVGVQYRTPFAGIILAAAVSNFGTKMKLTGESNLILVDLDTRNGGNNDKIPAYLQTNEWALPLNFRVGLGYTAEFNDQNKLTLAIDAMHPSDNYESINVGAEYWFMNLIALRGGYNSMFLKNSEATFAVGLGIKQQLLGNFGIRFDYAYQDFGRLKNIQKFTLGLNF; encoded by the coding sequence ATGAAAAATAAATTATATATTACCATAGTTTTAATTTTCTTCACTACATCTGCAGCATTTGCCCAGCTTTTTGTTACAGATGTTTCAAAGAAAGGTACAACAGCGGCTCCATTCCTATCAATTGCACAGGGAGCCAGAGCCACTGCTATGGGTGGCGCATTTGTAAGTGTTTCTGATGACCAGAGTGCTATCTATTGGAACCCGGCAGGGCTTGCAAAGACATCTGGTATTGGAGTAATTTTTGACCACACCAGCTGGCTTGCTGATGTAAGCTATAACTTCCTTGCAGCTTCTTATAACCTTGGTGATATGGGTGTACTTGGATTTAGTTTTACAACATCCGATTACGGTGATATGAAAGTAACCACCATAGAAGAACCAAACGGCACCGGAGAATCATTCACTGCGCGGGATGCTGCTTTCAGTCTGGCGTATGCTCTTAATCTAACAGATAATTTTGCAATTGGATTTAATCCAAAATTTGTTTACCAATCCTTGTGGAAAATGAGTGCAATGGCTGTGGCATTAGATGTTGGTGTTCAATACAGAACTCCATTTGCCGGAATTATATTGGCAGCGGCAGTTTCTAACTTTGGAACAAAGATGAAGCTTACCGGAGAATCAAATTTAATTTTAGTTGATCTTGATACCCGGAATGGTGGTAATAATGATAAAATTCCTGCGTATTTACAGACTAATGAATGGGCGTTACCGCTTAACTTCAGAGTCGGTTTGGGATATACTGCCGAATTCAATGATCAAAATAAACTAACTCTTGCAATTGATGCAATGCATCCAAGCGATAATTATGAAAGCATTAATGTTGGTGCGGAATATTGGTTTATGAATTTAATTGCTCTTAGAGGCGGATATAATTCAATGTTTCTAAAGAATTCTGAAGCAACATTTGCTGTTGGTCTTGGTATTAAACAGCAATTGCTTGGAAATTTTGGAATCCGGTTCGATTACGCATACCAGGATTTTGGAAGGTTGAAAAATATCCAGAAGTTCACTTTAGGATTGAATTTTTAA